The Nitratidesulfovibrio sp. genome window below encodes:
- a CDS encoding ABC transporter permease, whose translation MTTPVAPAPLTPLTRMTRMTRPESDPTSRRFGGQGTPPRPRGLSGVSGLSELSGQLREVWRAARLGLSALLAYRLRSFFVIAAVSLGIASLTVIVAAVDGASKKADEIADMFGPDAVLVFGGNIVNQAVGARTLTLTWEDAARIRQSLPGAYIVLPMRSKGNVRLKHEANNYDVSLVGGTTENYAKAWNWPLVEGRDLTAEDVQRGARVALMGDRPARELFGDESPVGRTFLMSGVPFTVVGLLQYRGMSGGGSSVDDRVIIPLTTLTQRFNMDRRYFRALRVKFEDVAGMDAHVEDLRSLLRHLHRLAPEDPDDFTILTAKEVLKFLSVIKGGLVLFLGVTATAAMIVGGFVLANLFLLSVTERRVEIGLKKALGAPGRAILLQFLMESLALTLCGAVGGVLLGALMGQMLERLGLIEMVLSVKVFLLALAAATAVGLVFGLRPARQAAALDPIQALRGGE comes from the coding sequence CCGCCCCGCCCGCGTGGCCTGTCAGGGGTGTCAGGCCTGTCAGAGTTGTCCGGACAACTGCGCGAAGTCTGGCGCGCCGCCAGGCTGGGCCTTTCCGCGCTGCTGGCCTACCGGCTGCGCAGTTTCTTCGTCATCGCCGCCGTATCGCTGGGCATCGCCTCGCTGACGGTCATCGTGGCCGCCGTTGACGGCGCATCCAAGAAAGCCGACGAAATCGCCGACATGTTCGGGCCGGACGCGGTGCTGGTGTTCGGGGGCAACATCGTCAACCAAGCCGTGGGCGCCCGCACCCTTACCCTTACCTGGGAAGACGCGGCGCGCATCCGCCAGTCGCTGCCGGGTGCGTACATCGTGCTGCCCATGCGTTCCAAGGGCAACGTGCGCCTGAAGCACGAGGCCAACAACTACGACGTGTCGCTGGTGGGCGGCACCACCGAGAATTACGCCAAAGCCTGGAACTGGCCGCTGGTGGAAGGCCGAGACCTTACGGCGGAAGACGTGCAGCGCGGCGCGCGCGTGGCCCTGATGGGCGACAGGCCCGCCCGCGAGCTGTTCGGCGACGAAAGCCCCGTGGGCCGCACCTTCCTGATGTCCGGCGTGCCGTTCACCGTGGTGGGGCTGTTGCAGTACCGGGGCATGTCCGGCGGTGGCAGCAGCGTGGACGACCGTGTCATCATTCCCCTTACCACGCTGACCCAGCGCTTCAACATGGACCGCCGCTACTTCCGTGCCCTGCGCGTGAAGTTCGAGGACGTGGCGGGCATGGACGCCCACGTGGAAGACCTGCGCAGCCTGCTGCGCCACCTGCACCGCCTTGCCCCTGAAGACCCCGACGACTTCACCATACTCACCGCCAAGGAAGTGCTGAAGTTCCTGTCCGTGATCAAGGGCGGACTGGTGCTGTTTCTGGGGGTGACGGCGACGGCGGCCATGATCGTGGGTGGCTTCGTGCTGGCCAACCTGTTCCTGCTTTCGGTCACCGAACGGCGGGTGGAGATCGGCCTCAAGAAGGCACTGGGCGCGCCGGGTCGGGCCATCCTGCTGCAATTTCTGATGGAATCGCTGGCGCTGACCCTGTGCGGCGCCGTGGGCGGCGTGCTGCTGGGCGCGCTGATGGGCCAGATGCTGGAACGCCTTGGGCTCATCGAAATGGTGCTGTCGGTCAAGGTGTTCCTGCTGGCCCTGGCCGCCGCCACGGCGGTGGGCCTGGTGTTCGGGCTGCGCCCGGCGCGGCAGGCCGCCGCACTTGACCCCATTCAGGCCCTGCGCGGGGGCGAGTGA